The sequence AAGTGCTGGATAGAATTGATACAGCGATTGAGAAGCTTTGATCTAAGGAAATATAGTCATCGCGAGGAGCCCGGATTTTGGTTAGGGTAATTTTCTCAAACGACGAAGCGATCTCCCTAATTCAGGCAATCTTGCATAAAAAAGAGATTGCCACGGAATTTGCTTTCTGCGGTCGCTGAATTCATCGCAATTGTAGATGTTAGGTAATTCGATGACAGTTTTTTAGTTAAGGTGCTTGCTCAACAAGCGTTCGACCTCTTCTGTCTTCTCCTTCAACAAGGAGAAGGACGCGCTGATAAGGTTTCCATACCTTAACCCATCATAAATACTATTAATAGGCTCGGACAAGTCTCTCCTTGAGAAGGAGAGATTTAGAGAGGTCGGAGTATTGGGCTTGGAATAGTTATGGGGCTGTGCAAAGAATTTTAACTAAAAAAAAGGGAGCTCAATTGAACTCCCTTTTCTTTTGCTAAAGATTTTTAGATTCTATTTAGTCCTGGAAACCAACCCTCCCTTCTTACTATCTACCGTAATGGTATAATTGTTTCCGCGGCTAATGATCCATCGAACCGTCACGGAATCCATTCCGGGGATATTATCTACCGCAATTTTTTCAGGATTATTCTTTTGCTCTACGGTCTGATTCATTGCGCGATTGGTTACAACCATTCCAGCTTCAACCTGAGCACCATCAATGGTAATGTAGTTAGGAGGAGTGATTTTGTATTTCAAATCCTGGCTGGCATGAGTAGGGATCATACGCGTATTGGTAATTACGGCCGTCACTTCTTTGAGTCCACCACCTAAGTCTTTTTCTGAGATCTCGTCAATGACCAACTGAGGAGTATGATAGGCGTGGTAAATGCTGAAGGCCATATTGCGATGAGCCATCTGCTCGAGTAGAAAACCGGGGTGGGCGCGACCGAGATTTTTCTTCAGTCCACCAATTTCAATTTCCCCATACTGAGGATGATCGAATGGTTCCCACTCTGTGAGTGCATCATTGAATAACAGATACTTGTTGAATTCGTAGGTTTCTTCACCGTAACGACCTCGGGTATCTTCATTAAACATTTCGTAAGGTGTCCAGAGCTCGTTTGTGAAAGTAAATATTCCTCGGCTTCCATAAAACCAGTCTAGTTCACCGCCAAAAACACTATATAAATCATCATAAACGACGAGGTAGTCGTAGCCCGGCATTACGCGTTCACCCATTTCACCAAGTGCATCATAAACTTGCACATCTGAGCGGTTATAGGTTTCACGATCTTCCTCTGCTCCCGGCCCGCGTAAAATCATACCTCCGGCATTATGGTAACTTTGTCCGGCAGCAATATTTGGATGCTCCATTACAAAATCCATAACCGCACGATTTTCAGGTAACGAGAACGGATACTTATGAGAACCACGCTGTATATAGTCTGGCTGCCAGTTCCAGCCCCAGTCCCGGTTAGGGTCGTAATAGCCTTCAACATCTTCGTTAATACGTCCGTCATTATCATTATCGAGACCTTCAGATCCAAGCAGTTCGTATTCCCCAAACTCATCAGCTCCAACACGCTGCATTAGTTCAGGATAATCAGGATGTGAACGATATCCGCCGCGAGGGTTTTTACGGCGCATGTAGGTGATGCTTCCATCTCCATTCAAATCATCGTACTTATCTTCATTTACCTGTCCGTCCATATCATCATCGATAGGCTTCATGCCTGAACGAGGTGAGCTAGAATTGTTAGGTTCCTCGAAAAAGTTTTCGCGCCCATCAGGGTTGATTGTCGGCGCTATATAGAATGTTTTTTCATCCAAAAGCTGAGTGATGAAATCATTCTGTCCATACATTTCAGCAAGGTACCAAGCTGTATATAAAGAGACTTCAGTGCCCTGAATTTCGTTGGAGTGAATATTTCCATCTATGTACATAGCCGGCTTGCGATCGGCATTGCCCTGAGAATGATTGGTAACCGTGAGGAGCCAGATATCTCTGCCTTCGTATGATTTCCCAATGGACTCCCGCTTAACTAAATCGGGATGGGCATCGGCTAGCTTCTTAGTTAGATCAGTGATTCCCTCATAACTGTAATAACGATTCCATGTGGCTTCAACTTCAGGGTTGGCAGGCGATCCGGCTGCCTTGAAAAATCCATCAGTTATTTGAGCGTTTACCGAAGATGGTAAAGTCCAAACGAGGCCAACAAGTGCGGTAGTAAGTAAAATGTGTGTTAATTTCTTCATGGCTTTCTCTATCGGATGGTATGTTCTTGTGTTGAAATTCCGGTATTTGGCGCTCCGGCTGAAAGGCTAAAAGTACCCTTACCTCGAACCAGCCAGGTTTTGCGGACACTGCCATCACCTTCAATAGATTCGATGGTATCCAGCATTTCACCGCTTACCAATTTCAGATTATTTGAAAGGTTGATTTTAACCACCACCTCTTTCACCCAGTTAGTGCGTTCACCAAGTCGGGAGGCTGTGGGTAAAACTCCGTCATTGTGAATATCGACGGTAATACGGGTTAAATTTCTTCCAGCTTCCGTAACTTCAAAATTGACTAACTGAACTTCCGGTTTCATGGAAGCGAGTTTTGTGATAAACGCCGTATGTTTCTGGCTCAAAGAATCAACCATTGCGTAAGGAGGGTTTAAAGTCATATATGGCTTGATACCTCCTACTTCTACTTTTTTATTGGGGAAGTCAGGGTGATCAATTTCTTCCCAGTCCACAAAAGCATCCATGTTATTCTGATCAGCCCAGGCAAGAAATTTGGCTTCATCATTATCAAATTTCATGGCTTTATCATCATCACCCATAACATCCGGTGTCCACCAG comes from Balneola sp. and encodes:
- a CDS encoding peptidase M14, which gives rise to MKKLTHILLTTALVGLVWTLPSSVNAQITDGFFKAAGSPANPEVEATWNRYYSYEGITDLTKKLADAHPDLVKRESIGKSYEGRDIWLLTVTNHSQGNADRKPAMYIDGNIHSNEIQGTEVSLYTAWYLAEMYGQNDFITQLLDEKTFYIAPTINPDGRENFFEEPNNSSSPRSGMKPIDDDMDGQVNEDKYDDLNGDGSITYMRRKNPRGGYRSHPDYPELMQRVGADEFGEYELLGSEGLDNDNDGRINEDVEGYYDPNRDWGWNWQPDYIQRGSHKYPFSLPENRAVMDFVMEHPNIAAGQSYHNAGGMILRGPGAEEDRETYNRSDVQVYDALGEMGERVMPGYDYLVVYDDLYSVFGGELDWFYGSRGIFTFTNELWTPYEMFNEDTRGRYGEETYEFNKYLLFNDALTEWEPFDHPQYGEIEIGGLKKNLGRAHPGFLLEQMAHRNMAFSIYHAYHTPQLVIDEISEKDLGGGLKEVTAVITNTRMIPTHASQDLKYKITPPNYITIDGAQVEAGMVVTNRAMNQTVEQKNNPEKIAVDNIPGMDSVTVRWIISRGNNYTITVDSKKGGLVSRTK